One genomic segment of Gottschalkia acidurici 9a includes these proteins:
- a CDS encoding fimbrial assembly family protein, which yields MSILVIETNEQVIRACVLKKGIKGYSLVDCIKIPKESGYEILTSDELLAVMSRITNCPKNVVIVTSLATIIETSMDKDKVKKMTHSYLKEAIKWEIEPFITDSVTDSIVGYEIIKKSREEMKDIEENQIWVSVISKNEYEDIKRIMDEEGLKLKRIYPTDSCIAETAMYTSKVKNKIIIDIGEKVTKLVQILNGRITEYKELSLGVDDIHVYLDNLNYDDLIKIFNDSLQQWEGSKEDTISKVSNYMDISFYKWNDSKEEIILSGIGASDEIILDFFTKNISSNIEVVYIEINQLSEFSELKETEFAAILGAGIRELSINRSLKTIGIDDTIELSRIIRERVHIMPIVALVSILVVFIGHYGFIKYRTVRVNSQITTLEGKKAEIEGKSQKYEALKNDKEQIEKSIAKDNEQIELLRWGIRENTDTVAQILKAVQENSTINLHSVNVLIDNQNKNYSVTAESSEARDLNNFIVGIQGKEWCEYADIKNIDEIESKGDEDEENQKKINYSFSIDIVKDSYENK from the coding sequence ATGTCTATACTAGTGATTGAAACAAATGAACAAGTTATTAGAGCTTGTGTTTTGAAAAAAGGGATTAAAGGCTACAGTCTAGTAGATTGTATTAAAATTCCAAAAGAAAGTGGATATGAAATATTAACTTCAGACGAACTTTTAGCTGTAATGAGTCGTATAACTAACTGTCCTAAAAATGTAGTAATAGTAACATCTTTGGCAACAATTATAGAAACATCTATGGATAAAGATAAAGTGAAAAAGATGACACATAGTTATCTAAAGGAAGCTATAAAGTGGGAAATAGAGCCGTTTATAACTGATTCAGTGACTGATAGTATTGTTGGATATGAGATTATTAAGAAAAGTAGAGAAGAAATGAAAGATATAGAGGAAAATCAAATTTGGGTATCTGTAATTTCTAAAAACGAATACGAAGATATAAAGAGAATCATGGATGAAGAAGGACTTAAATTAAAAAGGATTTATCCTACAGACTCTTGTATCGCAGAAACTGCAATGTATACATCAAAGGTAAAAAATAAAATTATAATAGACATAGGAGAGAAAGTAACTAAGTTGGTTCAAATCTTAAATGGAAGAATTACAGAGTACAAGGAACTCTCATTAGGAGTAGATGATATACACGTATACTTGGATAATCTCAACTATGATGACCTTATAAAAATATTCAACGATTCATTACAACAGTGGGAAGGGTCAAAAGAAGATACTATATCAAAGGTTAGTAATTATATGGACATATCATTTTACAAATGGAATGACTCAAAAGAAGAGATTATATTAAGTGGTATTGGTGCATCAGATGAAATTATATTAGATTTTTTTACTAAAAATATCTCTAGTAATATTGAAGTTGTTTATATAGAAATAAATCAATTAAGCGAGTTTAGTGAACTAAAAGAAACAGAGTTTGCAGCTATACTTGGAGCAGGAATAAGAGAGTTGAGCATTAATCGTAGTCTAAAGACTATTGGAATAGACGACACTATAGAATTATCGAGGATTATAAGGGAAAGAGTACACATTATGCCTATTGTTGCATTGGTATCAATTCTAGTTGTATTCATAGGTCATTATGGTTTTATAAAATATAGAACAGTTAGAGTAAATAGCCAGATTACTACACTTGAAGGTAAAAAGGCAGAAATTGAAGGTAAAAGTCAAAAATATGAGGCATTAAAAAATGACAAGGAGCAAATTGAAAAAAGTATAGCTAAGGATAATGAACAGATAGAATTATTGCGTTGGGGTATTCGTGAAAATACAGATACAGTAGCGCAAATATTAAAAGCAGTACAGGAAAATTCAACTATAAATCTACATTCAGTAAATGTCTTAATAGATAATCAGAACAAGAATTATTCGGTTACCGCAGAAAGTTCAGAGGCTAGAGATTTGAACAACTTCATAGTAGGTATACAAGGTAAAGAATGGTGTGAATATGCAGATATAAAAAATATTGATGAGATAGAGTCAAAAGGTGATGAAGACGAAGAAAACCAAAAAAAGATAAACTATAGCTTTAGTATAGATATAGTAAAGGACTCATATGAAAATAAATAA
- a CDS encoding type II secretion system protein has translation MSEIIKKIKNITSNQKGFTLLEMILVILIMGFLVSMVSPVVGYMTDVKRANLTKEELRNIKISIIGAEKIYDENGFIIVGGYVGDMGSLPKLYRSEWNESDNRWEWKYTLGIGAYEEINDGTGQPIGLYESKIGNDDLGEKWKGPYTTYPKDAYPNDGDNLDSVNDKELFERKNNEGKYSDAWGNTLLFYKEYEDPLDETTATLWIISRGKDQKVIIPTTLGESYDENAEENIDNIAVKIMPNEWYRSYHIGKEKKTKEKLEEIRERIIGSFDNSDEDGRKLIRGYIGDTDEWPKLYRIDESGKWDTDINGEKLEIDYLNEWGQPIALWENIGNNPNWKGPYMEYPWQGYLEDSWGNPLKFTLKVTLESEIMTITSAGYDGEFDTEDDLLININKDEWKVKDISINDEKKVKATKNILKEIEVAMLGSRDVKDASGRRIVGGYLGDMGEMPKLYKIDDTTEKWIIDKNTSEKTEIDYSKNEWGQPINLWTDNDISPVSEGFEWKGPYLTNRYDEVIKDAWGKPIKFELDTTKGKMTITSSGVDRVFGDDKKGSSDDIVTVINSEDWRKDVVTIEGIIYNNTSATKNVELEFFNTPTNSKIISVVIKPVEKDTDSDGNTLIVGGGQQKFRITTEVYFGLRKIKLTGDLEEEVEIFIGKGGTQSPTKDNLKFFIK, from the coding sequence ATGAGTGAAATAATAAAAAAAATCAAAAACATAACTTCAAATCAAAAAGGTTTTACTCTCTTAGAAATGATTTTAGTAATTCTCATTATGGGATTTTTAGTTTCTATGGTATCTCCTGTAGTTGGTTATATGACAGATGTAAAAAGAGCAAATCTAACAAAAGAAGAACTACGAAATATAAAGATATCAATCATAGGGGCAGAAAAAATTTATGATGAAAATGGATTTATAATTGTAGGTGGATATGTAGGAGATATGGGTAGTTTACCAAAACTGTATAGATCAGAATGGAATGAATCTGATAACAGATGGGAATGGAAATATACTTTGGGAATTGGAGCATATGAGGAAATAAACGACGGAACCGGTCAACCTATAGGACTATATGAATCTAAAATAGGTAATGACGATTTGGGAGAAAAATGGAAGGGTCCATATACAACATATCCAAAAGACGCATATCCGAATGATGGAGATAACTTAGATTCTGTAAATGATAAAGAACTTTTTGAAAGAAAAAATAATGAAGGAAAGTATTCAGATGCTTGGGGAAATACTCTTTTATTTTACAAAGAATACGAAGATCCACTAGATGAAACTACAGCAACGCTATGGATTATCAGTAGAGGGAAAGATCAAAAAGTAATAATACCAACAACATTAGGAGAATCTTATGACGAAAATGCAGAGGAAAATATAGACAACATAGCTGTAAAAATCATGCCTAATGAATGGTACAGGTCATATCATATAGGAAAAGAAAAGAAAACTAAAGAGAAATTAGAAGAGATAAGAGAACGTATAATTGGTTCATTTGATAATTCAGATGAAGATGGTAGAAAGTTGATTAGAGGATATATCGGTGATACTGATGAATGGCCAAAACTCTACAGAATTGATGAGAGTGGAAAGTGGGATACTGATATAAATGGAGAAAAACTTGAAATTGACTATTTGAATGAGTGGGGACAACCTATAGCTTTGTGGGAAAATATAGGGAACAATCCTAATTGGAAAGGGCCTTATATGGAATATCCTTGGCAAGGGTACTTAGAAGACTCATGGGGTAATCCTTTAAAATTTACTTTAAAAGTTACATTAGAAAGTGAAATAATGACTATAACAAGTGCAGGGTATGATGGTGAATTTGATACTGAAGACGATTTATTAATAAATATAAATAAAGATGAATGGAAGGTAAAAGATATTTCCATAAATGATGAAAAAAAAGTGAAAGCTACAAAGAATATATTAAAAGAAATAGAAGTAGCTATGCTGGGATCTAGAGATGTTAAAGATGCCTCTGGCAGAAGGATAGTAGGGGGATATTTAGGGGACATGGGAGAAATGCCAAAGCTCTATAAAATTGATGATACCACTGAGAAATGGATTATAGATAAAAATACTAGTGAAAAAACTGAAATTGACTATTCAAAAAATGAATGGGGACAACCAATAAATCTCTGGACAGATAATGATATATCTCCAGTGTCAGAAGGTTTTGAGTGGAAAGGACCTTACTTAACAAACCGTTATGACGAGGTAATAAAAGATGCTTGGGGCAAACCCATAAAGTTTGAACTAGATACTACAAAAGGTAAAATGACTATAACCAGTTCGGGAGTAGATAGGGTTTTTGGTGATGATAAAAAAGGAAGTAGTGACGATATAGTAACTGTTATAAATAGTGAAGATTGGAGAAAAGACGTAGTTACGATAGAAGGGATTATATATAACAATACATCAGCTACTAAAAATGTAGAGTTGGAGTTTTTCAATACACCCACGAATTCAAAAATAATTTCAGTAGTCATAAAACCAGTAGAAAAAGATACAGATTCAGATGGAAACACATTAATAGTTGGGGGAGGTCAGCAAAAGTTTAGAATTACTACAGAGGTATACTTTGGTTTGAGGAAGATTAAATTAACCGGTGACCTAGAGGAAGAAGTAGAGATATTTATAGGTAAGGGAGGAACTCAATCTCCTACAAAGGACAATTTAAAGTTTTTTATAAAATAA